One window of Piliocolobus tephrosceles isolate RC106 unplaced genomic scaffold, ASM277652v3 unscaffolded_33055, whole genome shotgun sequence genomic DNA carries:
- the LOC111535089 gene encoding rootletin-like — protein sequence MASLLSLQEENQLLQQELSRVEDLLVQSRAKCDELAIKYNAVSERLEQTLRLESGELETQEPRGLVRQSVELRRQLQEEQASYRRKLQAYQEGQQRQAQLVQRLQGKILQYKKRCSELEQQLLERSRELEQQRLRDTEHSQDLESALIRLEEEQQRSASLAQVNAMLREQLDQAGSANQALSEDIRKVTSDWARSRKELEQREAAWRREEE from the exons ATGGCATCGCTGCTGTCACTGCAGGAGGAGAACCAGCTGCTGCAGCAGGAGCTGTCCCGCGTGGAGGACCTGCTGGTCCAGAGCCGTGCCAAGTGTGATGAACTGGCCATTAAGTACAACGCGGTCAGCGAGAGG CTGGAGCAGACTCTGCGGCTGGAGTCTGGGGAGCTGGAGACGCAGGAGCCCAGGGGGCTGGTACGGCAGAGCGTGGAGTTGCGGAGGCAGCTGCAGGAGGAGCAGGCCTCCTACCGACGCAAGCTGCAGGCCTACCAGGAGGGCCAGCAGCGGCAGGCCCAGCTTGTACAGCGGCTGCAGGGCAAG ATTCTCCAGTACAAGAAGAGGTGCTCGGAGCTGGAGCAGCAGCTGCTGGAGAGATCTAGAGAGCTGGAGCAGCAGCGACTGAGG GACACAGAACACAGCCAAGACCTGGAGAGCGCCCTCATTCGGCTGGAAGAGGAGCAGCAGAG GAGTGCCAGTCTGGCCCAGGTGAATGCCATGCTCCGAGAACAGCTTGACCAGGCAGGCTCGGCCAACCAGGCTCTGAGTGAGGACATACGAAAGGTGACCAGCGACTGGGCACGCAGCCGCAAGGAGCTGGAGCAGCGGGAGGCAGCATGGAGGCGTGAGGAGGAG